The following proteins are encoded in a genomic region of Streptomyces collinus Tu 365:
- a CDS encoding S41 family peptidase: MGRVSYLRLPHLSGDLLCFVAEDDLWLAPLDAPGRAWRLTVDRTKTGHPRFSPDGRRIAYTTWRSLVPEIHVVGVDGGPTRQLTYWGSTDTQVRGWTPPDEDGRSDILAVASHGEPFSYFTWAYKVTTDGDPGRKLPWGPVSDLQVADLDGVHKTLLLTGTPPHEPASWKRYRGGAMGRLWLHGERLLEDIGGHLEAPMFVAGRIAFLSDHEGVGNLYSCAYDGSDLRRHTDHDAFYARAAASDGTRVVYQCAGDLWLVEDFAPGARPRRLDVRLSGPCPGRRRYQVPAAQHVDGISVDETGRASAVVVRGSLHWLTHRDGPARTITDTPGVRTRLPEMLGSTGQVAYVTDADGADAVEIAQLPRASGDRPPHRLASGELGRVLEMVSDPLGERMAIASHDGRLLLLDLTGEKEAAEAAEAAAVEGGEETSADGEAGPEAAEAADETGTGPADGDAGEAETGSAGGGTGEAETGSAREAAGETGSATEAAGETGTSAPEAAEGTGASGVTGVTGVTGARGVTELIRSVNGPVRDLAFSPDGAWLTWSHPGIGRSLRQIKLARIKDRFVVDVTNGRFEDENPVFTRDGRYLAFLSWRGFDPVYDVHTGDLSFPLGCRPYLVPLSSATPSPFALNPEGRPAAGGLDPVEDEETGDGTVTVEAEGLESRVTPFPVVASKYSALHPVAGGGLVWLRWPISGALGETFANPADISGRPTLEYFNIAKAKKAELVDHLDWFAVSGDGTRLVVVDEGDLRAVPSTESGDSDTTVWIDLRRILHEVDPPAEWRQAYEEAGRIIRAYFWDPGMCGIDWDAVLDQYRPLVERVASPDEFADLLREVLGELGTSHAYVTAARRNEGPPHYQRWQGLLGANLVRRDGGWAVKRILPGDSSDSKARSPLAGTGIREGAVLTHVDGRPVDPVTGPYPLLAGSGGTTVELTFTPAGSPGGGTGRPRRVAVVPLVDERPLRYQDWVAKRRAVVRELSGGRCGYLHIPDMGGSGWAQFNRDLRLEVSRPALIVDVRGNAGGHISELVIEKLSRKILGWDLTRDAQPVSYTSNAPRGPVVALADEATSSDGDMITAAFKLMRLGPVVGQRTWGGVVGMTGRHRLGDGTVITVPMNAAWFDAYGWSVENHGVAPDLEVERTPLDWAEGRHAQLDDAVRLALDLLKDNPPATPPTLADVPNRSRPKLPPR; this comes from the coding sequence ATGGGGAGGGTGAGCTATCTGCGCCTGCCCCACCTCAGCGGCGACCTGCTGTGCTTCGTGGCCGAGGACGACCTCTGGCTGGCCCCCCTCGACGCGCCCGGCCGCGCCTGGCGGCTCACCGTCGACCGCACCAAGACCGGTCACCCCCGTTTCTCGCCCGACGGCCGCCGGATCGCGTACACGACCTGGCGCAGCCTGGTGCCCGAGATCCACGTCGTCGGCGTCGACGGCGGGCCCACGCGGCAGCTGACCTACTGGGGCAGCACCGACACCCAGGTGCGCGGCTGGACACCCCCGGACGAGGACGGCCGCAGCGACATCCTCGCCGTCGCCTCGCACGGCGAGCCCTTCTCCTACTTCACCTGGGCCTACAAGGTGACCACCGACGGCGACCCCGGCCGCAAACTGCCCTGGGGCCCGGTCTCCGACCTCCAGGTCGCCGACCTCGACGGCGTGCACAAGACCCTGCTGCTCACCGGCACCCCACCGCACGAACCGGCCTCCTGGAAGCGGTACCGGGGCGGCGCCATGGGCCGGCTGTGGCTGCACGGCGAGCGGCTCCTCGAGGACATCGGCGGCCATCTGGAGGCGCCCATGTTCGTCGCCGGGCGCATCGCCTTCCTCTCCGACCACGAGGGCGTCGGCAACCTCTACTCCTGCGCCTACGACGGCTCCGACCTGCGCCGGCACACCGACCACGACGCCTTCTACGCCCGCGCCGCCGCCAGTGACGGCACCCGCGTCGTCTACCAGTGCGCCGGCGACCTGTGGCTGGTGGAGGACTTCGCCCCGGGCGCGCGGCCGCGCCGGCTCGACGTCCGGCTGAGCGGCCCGTGCCCGGGGCGCCGCAGGTACCAGGTGCCGGCCGCCCAGCACGTGGACGGCATCTCCGTGGACGAGACCGGACGCGCCAGCGCCGTCGTCGTGCGCGGCAGCCTGCACTGGCTCACCCACCGGGACGGACCGGCCCGCACCATCACGGACACGCCCGGGGTACGGACCCGGCTGCCGGAGATGCTCGGCTCCACCGGCCAGGTCGCCTACGTGACGGACGCCGACGGCGCGGACGCCGTCGAGATCGCCCAGCTGCCCCGCGCCAGCGGCGACCGCCCACCGCACCGGCTGGCCTCCGGCGAACTGGGCCGGGTCCTGGAGATGGTGTCCGACCCGCTCGGCGAACGGATGGCGATCGCCTCCCACGACGGACGGCTCCTGCTGCTCGACCTGACCGGGGAGAAGGAGGCGGCGGAGGCGGCGGAGGCCGCGGCGGTGGAAGGCGGGGAGGAGACATCGGCCGACGGGGAAGCGGGCCCGGAGGCGGCGGAAGCCGCCGATGAGACGGGGACGGGCCCCGCGGACGGAGATGCCGGGGAGGCGGAGACGGGCTCCGCGGGCGGTGGTACCGGGGAGGCGGAGACGGGCTCCGCGCGGGAAGCCGCCGGGGAGACGGGCTCCGCCACGGAAGCAGCCGGGGAGACGGGGACGAGCGCCCCGGAAGCCGCCGAGGGCACGGGTGCCAGCGGGGTCACCGGGGTCACCGGGGTCACCGGGGCCAGGGGGGTCACCGAGCTGATCCGGTCCGTGAACGGCCCCGTCCGGGACCTGGCGTTCTCCCCGGACGGGGCCTGGCTCACCTGGTCCCACCCGGGCATCGGGCGCTCGCTGCGCCAGATCAAGCTGGCCCGCATCAAGGACCGGTTCGTCGTGGACGTCACCAACGGCCGCTTCGAGGACGAGAATCCCGTCTTCACCCGCGACGGCCGCTACCTCGCCTTCCTGTCCTGGCGCGGCTTCGACCCGGTGTACGACGTGCACACCGGCGACCTGTCCTTTCCGCTGGGCTGCCGCCCCTACCTGGTCCCGCTGTCCTCCGCGACGCCCTCCCCGTTCGCCCTGAACCCCGAGGGACGGCCGGCCGCGGGTGGGCTCGACCCCGTCGAGGACGAGGAGACCGGCGACGGCACGGTGACGGTGGAGGCGGAGGGCCTGGAGAGCCGGGTGACCCCGTTCCCGGTGGTCGCCTCCAAGTACTCGGCGCTCCACCCGGTGGCCGGCGGCGGCCTGGTCTGGCTGCGCTGGCCCATCTCCGGCGCGCTCGGCGAGACCTTCGCCAACCCGGCCGACATCAGCGGACGGCCGACGCTGGAGTACTTCAACATCGCCAAGGCGAAGAAGGCCGAACTCGTCGACCACCTCGACTGGTTCGCGGTGAGCGGGGACGGCACCCGCCTGGTGGTGGTCGACGAGGGCGACCTGCGGGCCGTGCCGTCGACCGAGTCCGGCGACTCCGACACCACCGTGTGGATCGACCTGCGCCGCATCCTGCACGAGGTCGACCCGCCCGCCGAGTGGCGCCAGGCGTACGAAGAGGCCGGCCGGATCATCCGTGCCTACTTCTGGGACCCCGGCATGTGCGGCATCGACTGGGACGCCGTGCTCGACCAGTACCGGCCACTGGTCGAACGGGTCGCCTCCCCCGACGAGTTCGCCGACCTGCTGCGCGAGGTCCTGGGCGAGCTGGGCACCTCGCACGCCTACGTCACCGCCGCCCGCCGCAACGAGGGCCCGCCCCACTACCAGCGCTGGCAGGGCCTGCTCGGCGCCAACCTCGTGCGCCGGGACGGCGGCTGGGCGGTCAAGCGCATCCTGCCCGGCGACTCGTCCGACTCCAAGGCGCGCTCACCGCTGGCCGGCACGGGCATCCGCGAGGGCGCCGTGCTCACCCACGTGGACGGCCGCCCCGTCGACCCGGTGACGGGACCGTACCCGCTGCTCGCGGGCTCCGGCGGGACGACGGTGGAACTGACCTTCACCCCGGCCGGGAGCCCCGGCGGCGGGACAGGACGACCCCGGCGGGTCGCGGTCGTCCCGCTCGTCGACGAACGGCCCCTGCGCTACCAGGACTGGGTCGCCAAACGCCGGGCGGTCGTCCGGGAGCTGAGCGGCGGCAGGTGCGGCTACCTGCACATCCCCGACATGGGCGGCTCCGGCTGGGCCCAGTTCAACCGGGACCTGCGCCTGGAGGTGTCCCGGCCCGCGCTGATCGTCGACGTGCGCGGGAACGCGGGCGGCCACATCAGCGAACTCGTCATCGAGAAGCTCTCCCGGAAGATCCTGGGCTGGGACCTGACCCGGGACGCGCAACCGGTGTCGTACACCTCCAACGCGCCCCGGGGCCCGGTGGTGGCCCTCGCGGACGAGGCGACCTCCTCCGACGGCGACATGATCACCGCGGCCTTCAAGCTCATGCGGCTCGGCCCGGTCGTCGGCCAGCGCACCTGGGGCGGGGTCGTCGGCATGACCGGCCGGCACCGGCTCGGCGACGGCACCGTGATCACCGTCCCGATGAACGCGGCCTGGTTCGACGCCTACGGCTGGTCCGTGGAGAACCACGGCGTCGCCCCCGACCTGGAGGTCGAGCGCACCCCCCTCGACTGGGCGGAGGGCCGCCACGCGCAGCTCGACGACGCGGTCCGACTCGCCCTGGACCTGCTCAAGGACAACCCACCGGCAACTCCCCCGACCCTGGCAGACGTACCGAACAGATCCCGCCCAAAGCTCCCCCCGAGGTAG
- a CDS encoding MMPL family transporter, with protein MATFLYKIGRLAFRRRHFVALIWVALLTLAGVGAASAPAAGNSSFSIPGTEAQKAFDLLEQRFPGMSADGATARVVFKAPSGEKMTGKANKATVRATVKELRSGSEVTSVADPYTAHAVSRDGTVAYASVKYKVSGMELQDASRDALKAAAKDARDAGLTVEVGGDALTAAPETGSSEIIGIAVAAVVLVITFGSLLAAGFPLLTALIGVGIGVSTITALASALDLGTTTSTLASMIGLAVGIDYALFIVSRYRSELAEGREREEAAGRAVGTAGSAVVFAGLTVLIALVGLSVVNIPMLTKMGVAAAGTVAIAVLIALTLIPALLGYAGRRIKPTGEKSRLLGGGRKAKAGNPGGHGKQPRPNMGTRWASFVVRRPVAVLLLGVIGLGAAAVPAASLELGLPDDGAQPTSTTQRRAYDLLSEGFGPGFNGPLMVVVDAKDSAHPKKAFTEVGDEIKGLKDVVTVTPAVPNKAGDTATITVIPNSKPSSTTTEDLVHAIRGKGADLTSATDAKVLVTGSTAMNIDVSQRLNDALLPYLALVVGLAFLLLIVVFRSVLVPLKAALGFLLSVMAALGAVVAVFQWGWLSGLMNVEQTGPVMSMMPIFMVGVVFGLAMDYEVFLVTRMREAYVHGEKPSQAVVTGFRHGARVVTAAAVIMIAVFSGFIGSSESMIKMIGFGLAVAVFFDAFVVRMAIVPAVLALLGRRAWWLPRWLDRALPNVDVEGEGLRTAEDRRTDPDGERELVRA; from the coding sequence ATGGCCACGTTCCTCTACAAGATCGGCCGTCTCGCCTTCCGGCGACGGCACTTCGTCGCCCTCATATGGGTGGCGCTGCTGACCCTCGCCGGAGTGGGCGCCGCCTCGGCGCCGGCCGCCGGCAACTCGTCCTTCTCCATCCCCGGCACCGAGGCCCAGAAGGCCTTCGACCTGCTGGAACAGCGCTTCCCCGGCATGAGCGCCGACGGCGCCACCGCACGCGTCGTCTTCAAGGCGCCGAGCGGCGAGAAGATGACGGGCAAGGCCAACAAGGCCACCGTCCGCGCGACGGTCAAGGAGCTGCGCTCCGGCTCCGAGGTCACCTCCGTCGCCGACCCGTACACCGCGCACGCCGTCAGCAGGGACGGCACGGTCGCCTACGCTTCGGTGAAGTACAAGGTCTCCGGCATGGAGCTCCAGGACGCCTCCCGGGACGCCCTGAAGGCGGCCGCGAAGGACGCGCGGGACGCCGGGCTCACGGTCGAGGTCGGCGGTGACGCGCTCACCGCGGCCCCCGAGACCGGCTCCAGCGAGATCATCGGCATCGCGGTCGCCGCCGTCGTCCTCGTCATCACCTTCGGCTCGCTGCTCGCGGCCGGGTTCCCGCTGCTCACCGCGCTCATCGGGGTCGGCATCGGGGTCTCCACGATCACCGCGCTCGCCAGCGCCCTGGACCTCGGCACCACCACCTCCACCCTGGCGTCGATGATCGGCCTCGCCGTCGGCATCGACTACGCCCTGTTCATCGTCTCCCGCTACCGCTCCGAACTGGCCGAGGGCCGCGAGCGCGAGGAGGCGGCCGGCCGGGCCGTCGGCACCGCGGGCTCGGCGGTGGTCTTCGCGGGCCTGACCGTCCTGATCGCCCTGGTCGGCCTGTCCGTGGTCAACATCCCGATGCTGACCAAGATGGGCGTGGCGGCCGCGGGCACGGTGGCCATCGCCGTCCTCATCGCCCTCACCCTGATCCCGGCGCTGCTCGGCTACGCGGGCCGCCGGATCAAGCCGACCGGCGAGAAGAGCAGGCTCCTCGGCGGCGGCCGCAAGGCCAAGGCCGGCAACCCCGGCGGCCACGGCAAGCAGCCCCGCCCGAACATGGGCACCCGCTGGGCGAGCTTCGTCGTACGGCGCCCGGTCGCCGTGCTGCTGCTCGGTGTGATCGGCCTCGGCGCCGCGGCCGTCCCGGCCGCCTCCCTCGAACTGGGCCTGCCCGACGACGGCGCGCAGCCCACGTCCACCACCCAGCGCCGCGCCTACGACCTGCTGTCCGAGGGCTTCGGACCGGGCTTCAACGGCCCCCTGATGGTCGTGGTCGACGCCAAGGACAGCGCCCACCCCAAGAAGGCCTTCACCGAGGTCGGCGACGAGATCAAGGGGCTCAAGGACGTCGTCACGGTCACCCCGGCCGTGCCCAACAAGGCGGGCGACACCGCGACGATCACCGTCATCCCGAACTCCAAGCCGTCCTCGACCACCACCGAGGACCTGGTTCACGCCATCCGCGGCAAGGGTGCGGACCTCACCTCGGCGACCGACGCCAAGGTGCTGGTCACCGGCTCGACGGCGATGAACATCGACGTGTCCCAGCGGCTGAACGACGCCCTGCTGCCCTACCTCGCCCTCGTGGTCGGCCTCGCCTTCCTGCTGCTGATCGTGGTCTTCCGCTCGGTCCTCGTCCCGCTGAAGGCGGCCCTCGGCTTCCTGCTCAGCGTGATGGCGGCCCTCGGCGCCGTGGTCGCCGTCTTCCAGTGGGGCTGGCTGTCCGGCCTGATGAACGTCGAGCAGACCGGCCCGGTCATGTCGATGATGCCGATCTTCATGGTCGGCGTGGTCTTCGGTCTCGCCATGGACTACGAGGTGTTCCTCGTGACCCGGATGCGGGAGGCGTACGTCCACGGGGAGAAGCCCAGCCAGGCGGTGGTGACCGGCTTCAGGCACGGCGCACGGGTGGTCACGGCCGCCGCCGTCATCATGATCGCCGTCTTCTCCGGCTTCATCGGCTCCAGCGAGTCGATGATCAAGATGATCGGCTTCGGCCTGGCCGTCGCCGTCTTCTTCGACGCGTTCGTCGTCCGCATGGCCATCGTCCCGGCGGTGCTCGCCCTGCTCGGCAGGCGGGCCTGGTGGCTGCCCAGGTGGCTGGACCGGGCGCTGCCCAACGTCGACGTCGAGGGCGAGGGCCTGCGCACCGCCGAGGACCGGCGCACCGACCCCGACGGGGAGCGTGAGCTGGTGCGCGCCTGA
- a CDS encoding NAD(P)-dependent oxidoreductase produces the protein MTDKPTVSVLGTGIMGAAMARNLARAGLEVRAWNRTREKAEPLAADGIRVTGTPAEAVEGADVVLTMLYDGGAALDVMREAAPALRPGTVWAQSTTAGVELVADLAGFAREHGLVFYDAPVLGTRQPAEAGELVVLAAGPEEGRETLAPVFDAVGTRTVWTGDDGAAGSASRLKLVANSWVLAATAATGEVLALARALGVDPHDFFDLIEGGPLDMGYLRAKSALVLDGKLTPASFAVSTAEKDARLIVQAGERGGVRLDVAAATAERLARAAAQGHADEDMVAAYFASFEEPPGGGPAST, from the coding sequence ATGACCGACAAGCCGACCGTCAGTGTCCTGGGTACGGGCATCATGGGTGCCGCCATGGCCCGCAACCTCGCCCGCGCCGGACTCGAGGTACGGGCCTGGAACCGCACCCGGGAGAAGGCCGAGCCGCTGGCCGCCGACGGGATCCGGGTCACCGGCACGCCCGCCGAGGCCGTCGAGGGCGCCGACGTCGTGCTGACCATGCTGTACGACGGCGGCGCCGCCCTGGACGTCATGCGCGAGGCCGCCCCGGCGCTGCGGCCGGGCACCGTGTGGGCGCAGTCCACCACCGCCGGCGTCGAACTCGTCGCCGACCTCGCCGGATTCGCCCGCGAGCACGGCCTGGTGTTCTACGACGCGCCGGTCCTGGGCACCCGTCAGCCCGCCGAGGCCGGTGAACTCGTGGTGCTGGCCGCCGGGCCCGAGGAGGGCCGGGAGACGCTCGCGCCCGTCTTCGACGCGGTCGGCACCCGGACCGTGTGGACCGGCGACGACGGGGCCGCGGGCAGCGCCAGCCGGCTGAAGCTGGTCGCCAACAGCTGGGTCCTCGCGGCCACCGCGGCGACCGGCGAGGTGCTGGCCCTGGCCCGGGCCCTCGGCGTCGACCCGCACGACTTCTTCGACCTCATCGAGGGCGGCCCGCTCGACATGGGTTACCTGCGCGCCAAGTCCGCCCTGGTCCTCGACGGGAAGCTGACCCCGGCGTCGTTCGCCGTGTCCACCGCCGAGAAGGACGCCCGGCTCATCGTCCAGGCCGGTGAGCGGGGCGGCGTACGGCTCGACGTGGCCGCCGCGACCGCGGAGCGGCTGGCCCGGGCCGCCGCGCAGGGGCACGCCGACGAGGACATGGTCGCCGCCTACTTCGCCAGCTTCGAGGAGCCGCCGGGCGGCGGCCCGGCCTCCACGTGA
- a CDS encoding YbaK/EbsC family protein gives MTTAATDEEPGAHPRFAEALRGLGLQDVLARTRRFPEGTRTAAEAAAAVGCELSQICKSLIFAADGVPVLVLMDGASRVDVERVREELAAGEVTRADAGLVRETTGYAIGGVPPFGHRTRTRVLADRSLLAHDVVWAAAGTPHAVFPIEPEALVAHAGAALVDVRERTA, from the coding sequence ATGACGACAGCCGCCACTGACGAAGAACCCGGAGCCCACCCCCGCTTCGCCGAGGCCCTGCGCGGGCTCGGTCTGCAGGACGTGCTCGCCCGGACCCGGCGCTTCCCCGAGGGCACCCGCACCGCCGCCGAAGCGGCGGCCGCCGTCGGCTGCGAACTGAGCCAGATCTGCAAGTCGCTGATCTTCGCGGCGGACGGTGTGCCGGTGCTCGTGCTGATGGACGGCGCCTCCCGCGTCGACGTGGAGCGGGTCCGCGAGGAACTGGCCGCCGGGGAGGTCACCCGCGCCGACGCCGGGCTCGTGCGCGAGACCACCGGGTACGCCATCGGCGGGGTACCGCCCTTCGGGCACCGCACCCGCACCCGCGTCCTCGCCGACCGCTCGCTGCTCGCGCACGACGTGGTGTGGGCGGCCGCCGGGACACCGCACGCGGTGTTCCCCATCGAACCGGAGGCGCTGGTGGCCCACGCCGGTGCCGCACTCGTGGACGTGCGCGAGCGGACCGCGTGA
- a CDS encoding SDR family oxidoreductase, producing MSRVGLEGQVAVVTGAARGVGELLARKLSARGAKVALVGLEEEALKEVSERLHSDSAHWYADVTDHEAMSRVAREVKAHFGKVDIVVANAGVATGGPFIDSDPEAWRRVIEVNLIGSAVTARAFLPVLVESRGYLLQIASLAAITPAPMMSAYCASKSGVEAYAHSLRAEVGYQGVRVGVGYLSWTDTDMVRGADQDDVMRELRQRLPWPSNKTYPLGPAVERIVAGIERRSAHVYGQWWLRGMQGVRGYLPALIGTVGQREMRRFAPRLQGMRSGLVGAGGEADEAARATHRN from the coding sequence CAAGCTCTCCGCACGGGGCGCCAAGGTGGCGCTGGTCGGGCTGGAGGAGGAGGCGCTCAAGGAGGTCTCCGAGCGGCTGCACAGCGACAGCGCGCACTGGTACGCGGACGTCACCGACCACGAGGCGATGAGCCGGGTGGCGCGGGAGGTGAAGGCCCACTTCGGGAAGGTGGACATCGTCGTCGCCAACGCCGGTGTGGCCACCGGGGGGCCGTTCATCGACTCCGACCCGGAGGCCTGGCGGCGGGTGATCGAGGTGAACCTGATCGGCTCGGCGGTGACGGCCCGCGCGTTCCTGCCGGTGCTGGTCGAGAGCCGGGGCTACCTGCTGCAGATCGCCTCGCTCGCCGCGATCACCCCGGCGCCGATGATGTCGGCGTACTGCGCCTCCAAGTCGGGGGTGGAGGCGTACGCGCACAGTCTGCGGGCCGAGGTCGGCTACCAGGGCGTCCGGGTCGGCGTCGGCTACCTGTCCTGGACCGACACCGACATGGTGCGCGGCGCCGACCAGGACGACGTGATGCGCGAGTTGCGGCAGCGGCTGCCGTGGCCGTCGAACAAGACGTACCCGCTGGGCCCCGCGGTGGAGCGGATCGTGGCCGGGATCGAGCGGCGCTCGGCGCACGTGTACGGGCAGTGGTGGCTGCGCGGCATGCAGGGGGTGCGCGGCTACCTGCCGGCCCTCATCGGCACGGTCGGCCAGCGCGAGATGCGCAGGTTCGCGCCGAGGTTGCAGGGGATGCGTTCCGGGCTCGTCGGCGCAGGTGGGGAGGCCGACGAGGCAGCGCGCGCTACGCACCGTAACTGA
- a CDS encoding TetR/AcrR family transcriptional regulator produces MTEAAATTRRSRITPEREAELYEAVLDLLREVGYDALTMDAVAARTRSSKATLYRQWGGKAELVAKAVRHGKPGAFADDIDTGSLKGDLHALTLRADDCEMEQNSALMRGLAMATHSNPDLLRAFRDHLIEPELAEFRRVLQRAIDRGEVRADNPAIQYVMHMMIGGFAARTLIDEQPPTQDFLLSYIDAVVLPALGAPTG; encoded by the coding sequence ATGACCGAGGCTGCCGCGACGACGCGACGCAGTCGGATCACGCCCGAGCGCGAGGCCGAGCTGTACGAGGCCGTGCTCGACCTGCTCCGGGAAGTCGGCTACGACGCCCTCACCATGGACGCCGTGGCGGCCCGCACCCGGTCCAGCAAGGCCACCCTCTACCGCCAGTGGGGCGGGAAGGCCGAGCTGGTCGCCAAGGCGGTGCGGCACGGCAAGCCGGGCGCGTTCGCCGACGACATCGACACCGGGTCGCTCAAGGGCGACCTGCACGCGCTCACACTGCGCGCGGACGACTGCGAGATGGAGCAGAACTCCGCGCTGATGCGGGGCCTGGCCATGGCGACCCACTCCAACCCGGACCTCCTGCGGGCGTTCCGGGACCACCTGATCGAGCCGGAGCTGGCGGAGTTCCGCCGGGTCCTGCAGCGGGCGATCGACCGGGGTGAGGTCCGCGCGGACAATCCCGCCATCCAGTACGTGATGCACATGATGATCGGTGGCTTCGCCGCCCGCACGCTGATCGACGAGCAGCCCCCCACCCAGGATTTCCTCCTGTCGTACATCGACGCCGTGGTCCTCCCCGCCCTCGGCGCGCCCACCGGCTGA